A region of the Myxococcus stipitatus DSM 14675 genome:
CGTGCGCTCCACCAGCGCGTCGCGGAAGCGCGGGTAGAGGGAGCGCTGCACGAAGATGCGCGGGCCGCAGAGGCAGATCTGCCCCTGGTTGGAGAACGATGAGCGCACCGTCGTGGCGAGCGCCTCGTCGAAGTCGCAGTCGTCGAAGATGACGTTGGGGTTCTTCCCGCCCATCTCCAGCGACAGCTTCTTGAAGGCGGGTGCGGCCACGCGGGCAATCTCGGCGCCCACGCGGGTGCTGCCCGTGAAGGAGATGGCTGGGATGTCCGGGTGCTGGCTCATGGCCGCGCCGACCTTGGGGCCCAGGCCGTGGACGATGTTGAGCACGCCGGGGGGCAGGCCCACGTCACGGCAGACCTGGGAGAGCAGGTAGGCCGTCATGGGTGTGACTTCGGAGGGCTTGGCGACGATGCAGTTGCCCATGGCCAGCGCGGGCGCGAGCTTCCACGTCAGCAGGTAGAGGGGCAGGTTCCACGGGGAGATGCAGCCGACGACACCCAGCGGTGAGCGCAGCGTGTAGTTGAGGGCCACGCCGTCGGTGGCGTGGGACTCGCTGGAGAACTGGGTGACGGCGTCGGCGAAGAACTCGAAGTTGAGGATGCTGCGCGGGATGTCGACGGAGGAGGCGACGGCCAGCGGCTTGCCGGAGTCGATGGACTCCGCGAGGGCGAAGTCGGGCAGGCGCTGACGAATCGTGTCCGCGATGCGGCGGAGCATGCGCGAGCGCTCGGCGGCGGGCGTGGCGGACCAGGCGGGGAAGGCGCGGGAGGCGGCCTCCACGGCGCGCTGGACGTCGCTCTCGTCGGAGTCGGGGACCTGCGCGTACGTCTTCGCCGTCGCGGGCTCGGGCTTGTCCAGCCACGTGCCTCCGCGGGCGGGCAGCATCTCTCCCCCGATGTAGTTGAGCACCTTCTGCATGGCGGACCTCCGTGTGTGCCCACTCCCGGCAGTGGACCGCGAGCGCCCACGCCAGACCCAGGTCGAACGCGGCGCAATGTACGCAACCCCTGGACCCGTCACCAGCATCACTGACGGCGGCGTTCAGGGGCCCTCGCCTGGTGCCACGCCCGGTGGCGCATCCCTGACACGGCCCGAAGGAACGCTTGCCTTCTCCGTCCGAGAGCGCTCCTGTCCCATCGGGATGACGCGGAAGGACAAAGATGCTGGGACTCTCGAGAGGACCGGGTCATCACCGCGTCGGGTGCACTCGCGACGAAAGACAGTCGAAGTCACCCCATCGAAATCGAACGTGGAGCTGGAGCGCCCTCGAATCCACCCTGGACCTCTGGCGCCGGACGCCGACGTCTGTTGAACCGTCATCTCGCGCTGGCGTGACGAAGTAGCGGCGCCCCGCTTCCGTTGCTTGATTGCCCGCAACGGAGGCGCGGAATGAAGACGACACCCTCGGTGACGTGGGGCGAGTCCAACGCCACGCTGGCGCGTGGACGCCGCTTCAGCTTCGTCGACGTGCTCGTCATCGCCGGCCTTGCCGGAGCCCTCTTCGGAGGTCTCCACGCGGCCCACGAGTGGACCGGCGCCCTGCGGCCCTCCGTGGACATCGACCTGTCCCCTCGCGCGCTGCCCGAGTACACCTTCCTCTCGATGTCCCGAGGGCTCATCGCCTACGCCCTCTCGCTCACCTTCACGCTCGTCTATGGCTACTGGGCCGCGAAGGACCGCGTGGCCGAGCGCGTCCTGCTGCCGCTGCTCGACATCCTCCAGAGCATCCCCGTCCTGGGCTTCATGCCCGGACTCGTGCTCGCGCTCGTCGCCGCGTTCCCCACGAGCAACGTCGGGTTGGAGCTGGCCGCCGTCCTGATGATCTTCACCGGCCAGGCCTGGAACATGACGTTCAGCTACTACCACTCGCTGCGCTCCGTCCCCTCCGAGCAGCGCGAGGCCGCCACCGTCTACCGGTTCAGTCGCTGGCAACAGCTCAAGTGGGTGGAGCTCCCCTTCGCCACCATCGGCCTCGTGTGGAACAGCATGATGAGCATGGCCGGAGGGTGGTTCTTCCTGATGATCAACGAAGCCTTCGTGCTCGGCACCCGGGACTTCCGGCTGCCCGGCCTGGGCTCGTACATGAGCGTCGCCGTGGCCCACGGTGACGTGCCCGCCATGCTGTGGGCCATCCTCGCGATGACCACCATGATTGTCTTCCTGGACCAGGTCCTCTGGCGCCCCGTCGTCGTCTGGGCCCAGAAGTTCCGCGTCGAGGAAGGGGGCCAGGCGGAGGCCATGGACTCCTGGTTCCTCGACCTGCTGCGCCGCTCGCGACTCCTGGGGCTCCTGCGCTCCGGTCTGGACCGGCTGTCCCTCCTGCTCGCCCGGCCGCGCGCGCGACGCGCCCCCGCCCCCTCGACGAAGCCCTCGGAGAACCCGCTCACGCACCACCTGTCGCACGTGCTCTTCGCCGTGCTCGTCGTGCTGCTGCTCATCGGCGCGTACCGCCTGGTGCTCATCCTGCGCGAGGTGTCGCTGGCGCAGTGGGGCCGGACGCTGGGCCTGGCCCTGGTGACGCTGGGGCGCGTGCTGCTGTCCACGTTCCTGGGGACGCTGTGGGCGGTGCCCGCGGGGCTGGCCATCGGCCTGTCTCCGAGGGCGTCCCGGCTCCTCCAGCCCGTCATCCAGGTGGTGGCGTCCTTCCCCGCGCCCATGCTCTTCCCGGTGGTCATCGCGGGCCTGGCCTTCGCGGGCGTGGGCCTGGGGTGGGGGAGCATCCTGCTCATGCTGCTGGGCACCCAGTGGTACATCCTCTTCAACGTCGTGGCCGGCGCCACGGCCATCCCCGCGGACCTGCGCGAGATGTCGCGCGCCTACGGCATCCGAGGCTGGCTGCGCCTGCGCACGCTCTTCCTGCCCGCCCTCTTCCCGTACCTGCTGACGGGCTGGATGACCGCGGCGGGAGGCGCCTGGAACGCGAGCATCGTCGCGGAGCTGGCCCACTCCCGAGGAGAAACCCTGGTCGCTCCGGGCCTGGGCTCCCAAATCAGCCAGGCCGCGGCGGGGGCGGACTTCCCGCTGCTCGCGGTCAGCGTCGTGGTGATGTCCGCGGTGTTGGTGACCTTCAACCGCCTGGTGTGGAAGCGCCTGCACACCCTGGCGCGCACGCGCTTCTCGCTGAGCTGACGAGCCCCGCCATGGACCCCCGCCCCGACTCCTCCCTCACCGAGCCCCTCTGTGAACTGCGCGGCGTGTCGCACGACTTCACCCAACCCAACGGCGCGCCGCTGCCCGTGCTCCGGGACATCCACCTGCAGGTGCGGCCCAACGAGGTCGTCTGTCTCCTGGGGCCCTCGGGGTGTGGCAAGTCCACCATCCTGCGCATCCTCGCGGGATTGATTCGTCCCTCCCGAGGCGAGGTGCTCGCGCACGGCCAGCCGCTCACGGGGCTCAACCCCGGCGTGGCCATCGTCTTCCAGTCCTTCGCGCTCTACCCGTGGATGACCGTCATCCAGAACGTGGAGGTCGTCCTCCAGGCCGCGGGCCTGCCGCGAGCGGCGGTGCACGAGCGCGCCGCCCACGCCGTGCGCATCGTGGGGCTCAACGGCTTCGAGGCGGCGTATCCGCGCGAGCTGTCCGGAGGCATGAAGCAGCGGGTGGGCATGGCGCGCGCGTTCTCCCTGGACCCGGAGCTGCTCTTCATGGACGAGCCCTTCAGCCAGGTGGACGCGCTGACCGCGGAGAGCCTGCGCGCGGAGGTGCTCGACTTGTGGGCGGCCAAACACCGGCGCTCCTCCTCCATCCTGATGGTGAGCCACGACATCAAGGAAGTCGTCTACATGGCGGACCGCATCGTGGTGCTCGGCGCGCACCCGGGCGTGGTGCGCGCGGTGGTGGAGAACACGCTGCCGCGTCCGCGCGACTATCGCTCGCCGGAGCTGCTGCGCATGGTGGACCGGCTGCACGACACCATCACCGGGCATGAGCTGCCGGACGCACCGGCCCCCTCCGCGCCAAGGCCCGCGGAGAGCCCCGCCTCCAGCATGGAGCCCCTGCCCACGGTGAGCACCAGCCAGGTGGTGGGCCTGCTGGAGTACCTGGGCGCGCGCGGAGGTTCGGAGGATGTGTTCCGCATGGCCACGGACACGGCCCAGGAGTTCGGCAAGGCCCTCAACGTGGTGAAGGCCGCGGAGATGCTGGAGTGGGTGGACACGCCCAAGCGGACGGTGGTGCTGGCGCCCATCGCGCGCGACTTCCTGGACGCGGACGTGCCGGGCCGCAAGGCGCTCTGGCGGCGGCAGGTGCTCCGGCTGGGCATCTTCCGCCAGCTCCAGTCCGTGCTGGAGCAGCAGCCACGCAAGGCGCTGCGGCGCGAGCAGGTGCTCGAGCTCATCGTGCTCCACATGCCCTTCGAGGACTACGAGCGCATCTTCGACACCCTGGTGCGCTGGGGCCGCTTCGGAGATG
Encoded here:
- a CDS encoding ABC transporter permease, producing MKTTPSVTWGESNATLARGRRFSFVDVLVIAGLAGALFGGLHAAHEWTGALRPSVDIDLSPRALPEYTFLSMSRGLIAYALSLTFTLVYGYWAAKDRVAERVLLPLLDILQSIPVLGFMPGLVLALVAAFPTSNVGLELAAVLMIFTGQAWNMTFSYYHSLRSVPSEQREAATVYRFSRWQQLKWVELPFATIGLVWNSMMSMAGGWFFLMINEAFVLGTRDFRLPGLGSYMSVAVAHGDVPAMLWAILAMTTMIVFLDQVLWRPVVVWAQKFRVEEGGQAEAMDSWFLDLLRRSRLLGLLRSGLDRLSLLLARPRARRAPAPSTKPSENPLTHHLSHVLFAVLVVLLLIGAYRLVLILREVSLAQWGRTLGLALVTLGRVLLSTFLGTLWAVPAGLAIGLSPRASRLLQPVIQVVASFPAPMLFPVVIAGLAFAGVGLGWGSILLMLLGTQWYILFNVVAGATAIPADLREMSRAYGIRGWLRLRTLFLPALFPYLLTGWMTAAGGAWNASIVAELAHSRGETLVAPGLGSQISQAAAGADFPLLAVSVVVMSAVLVTFNRLVWKRLHTLARTRFSLS
- a CDS encoding nitrate/sulfonate/bicarbonate ABC transporter ATP-binding protein, with protein sequence MDPRPDSSLTEPLCELRGVSHDFTQPNGAPLPVLRDIHLQVRPNEVVCLLGPSGCGKSTILRILAGLIRPSRGEVLAHGQPLTGLNPGVAIVFQSFALYPWMTVIQNVEVVLQAAGLPRAAVHERAAHAVRIVGLNGFEAAYPRELSGGMKQRVGMARAFSLDPELLFMDEPFSQVDALTAESLRAEVLDLWAAKHRRSSSILMVSHDIKEVVYMADRIVVLGAHPGVVRAVVENTLPRPRDYRSPELLRMVDRLHDTITGHELPDAPAPSAPRPAESPASSMEPLPTVSTSQVVGLLEYLGARGGSEDVFRMATDTAQEFGKALNVVKAAEMLEWVDTPKRTVVLAPIARDFLDADVPGRKALWRRQVLRLGIFRQLQSVLEQQPRKALRREQVLELIVLHMPFEDYERIFDTLVRWGRFGDVWAYDEELETLSLQ
- a CDS encoding aldehyde dehydrogenase, with the protein product MQKVLNYIGGEMLPARGGTWLDKPEPATAKTYAQVPDSDESDVQRAVEAASRAFPAWSATPAAERSRMLRRIADTIRQRLPDFALAESIDSGKPLAVASSVDIPRSILNFEFFADAVTQFSSESHATDGVALNYTLRSPLGVVGCISPWNLPLYLLTWKLAPALAMGNCIVAKPSEVTPMTAYLLSQVCRDVGLPPGVLNIVHGLGPKVGAAMSQHPDIPAISFTGSTRVGAEIARVAAPAFKKLSLEMGGKNPNVIFDDCDFDEALATTVRSSFSNQGQICLCGPRIFVQRSLYPRFRDALVERTRALKVGDPLEAGTEQGALVSQQHFDKVMGYIDLAKQEGGRILTGGKRASLSGRCAEGWFVEPTLIENLDASCRTNQEEIFGPVATLMPFDHEDQVLAWANATKYGLAASVWTKDLSRAHRFAARLHSGIVWVNCWMLRDLRTPFGGVKDSGVGREGGWEALRFFTEPKNVCIKL